A genomic region of Macaca mulatta isolate MMU2019108-1 chromosome 5, T2T-MMU8v2.0, whole genome shotgun sequence contains the following coding sequences:
- the ATOH1 gene encoding transcription factor ATOH1, which translates to MSRLLHAEEWAQVKELGDHHRQPQPHHLPQPPPPPQPPATLQEREHHVYPPELSLLDSTDPRAWLAPTLQGICTARAAQYLLHSPELGASEAAAPRDEADGRGELVRRSSGGASSSKSPGPVKVREQLCKLKDGVVVDDLSCSRQRAPSSKQVNGVQKQRRLAANARERRRMHGLNHAFDQLRNVIPSFNNDKKLSKYETLQMAQIYINALSELLQTPSGGEQPPPPPVSCKSDHHHLRTAASYEGGAGNATAAGAQQASGGSQRPTPPGNCRTRFSAPASAGGYSVQLDALHFSTFEDSALTAMMAQKNLSPSLPGSILQPVQEENSKTSPRSHRSDGEFSPHSHYSDSDEAS; encoded by the coding sequence ATGTCCCGCCTGCTGCATGCAGAAGAGTGGGCTCAAGTGAAGGAGTTGGGAGACCACCATCGCCAGCCCCAGCCGCATCATCTCCCGcaaccgccgccgccgccacagCCACCTGCAACTTTGCAGGAGAGAGAGCATCACGTCTACCCGCCTGAGCTGTCCCTCCTGGACAGCACCGACCCACGCGCCTGGCTGGCTCCCACTTTGCAGGGCATCTGCACGGCACGCGCCGCCCAGTATTTGCTACATTCCCCGGAGCTGGGTGCCTCGGAGGCCGCGGCGCCCCGGGACGAGGCAGACGGCCGGGGGGAGCTGGTAAGGAGGAGCAGCGGCGGTGCCAGCAGCAGCAAGAGCCCTGGGCCGGTGAAAGTGCGGGAACAGCTGTGCAAGCTGAAAGACGGGGTGGTGGTAGACGATCTGAGCTGCAGCCGCCAACGGGCCCCTTCCAGCAAACAGGTGAATGGGGTGCAGAAGCAGAGACGGCTAGCAGCCAACGCCAGGGAGCGGCGCAGGATGCATGGGCTGAACCACGCCTTCGACCAGCTGCGCAATGTTATCCCGTCGTTCAACAACGACAAGAAGCTGTCCAAATATGAGACCCTGCAGATGGCCCAAATCTACATCAATGCCTTGTCTGAGCTGCTACAAACGCCCAGCGGAGGGGAACAGCCACCGCCGCCTCCAGTCTCCTGCAAAAGCGACCACCACCACCTTCGCACCGCCGCCTCCTATGAAGGGGGCGCCGGCAACGCGACCGCAGCTGGGGCTCAGCAGGCTTCCGGAGGGAGTCAGCGGCCGACCCCGCCCGGGAATTGTCGAACTCGCTTCTCAGCCCCGGCCTCTGCGGGAGGGTACTCGGTGCAGCTGGACGCTCTGCACTTCTCGACTTTCGAGGACAGCGCCCTGACAGCGATGATGGCGCAAAAGAATTTGTCTCCTTCGCTCCCCGGGAGCATCTTGCAGCCAGTGCaggaagaaaacagcaaaacCTCCCCTCGGTCGCACAGAAGCGACGGGGAATTTTCCCCCCATTCCCATTACAGTGACTCGGATGAGGCAAGTTAG